From Pedobacter indicus, a single genomic window includes:
- a CDS encoding TlpA disulfide reductase family protein, translating into MNKKAILSLLLALPFSSFAQQGFTINGKIKSLSAPAKVFLLYSNNDEHVTDSATIENGTFVFSGTVSEPVSATLAVDPTGAGIDQLRNPDRTTLYLEEGSITLEADSLASDAELGGTPLNEDQNKLNKSLQGVKAKRQQFLADYAAATDEEKKDPAFGEKMNARYEQIEDEKNEVLKEFIQATPSSLLSLEALIDYAGYVPEFSEIDPIFNTLSPELQQHKKGIAFRERLDIAKKVSIGAVAPDFTQNDPDGNPISLSSFQGKYVLIDFWASWCGPCRQENPNVVAAYHKFKDKNFTVLGVSLDRESGREAWLKAIEDDSLEWTQVSDLKFWENEAAVLYGVRAIPQNFLIDPSGKIIQKNLRGEELHTRLEELLN; encoded by the coding sequence ATGAATAAAAAAGCAATATTATCCTTGTTATTGGCATTGCCTTTTTCCTCTTTTGCCCAACAAGGCTTCACTATCAACGGAAAGATAAAAAGCCTTTCTGCACCTGCTAAGGTTTTTCTTCTTTACTCAAATAACGATGAACATGTAACTGATTCAGCTACAATTGAAAATGGCACGTTCGTATTTTCCGGAACGGTCAGTGAGCCGGTTTCTGCAACCTTGGCTGTCGATCCGACAGGAGCTGGAATTGATCAGCTGCGGAATCCGGATCGTACTACTCTTTACTTGGAAGAGGGGTCCATAACCTTGGAGGCTGATAGTTTGGCGAGTGACGCTGAGTTAGGAGGGACTCCGTTAAACGAAGATCAAAATAAATTAAACAAAAGTCTCCAGGGAGTGAAGGCCAAGCGTCAGCAGTTTCTAGCTGATTATGCCGCTGCAACGGATGAAGAGAAAAAAGATCCTGCTTTTGGTGAAAAGATGAACGCCCGCTATGAGCAGATTGAAGACGAAAAGAATGAGGTACTGAAAGAGTTTATCCAAGCAACCCCCAGTTCCCTATTAAGTCTAGAAGCTTTAATTGATTATGCTGGTTACGTGCCAGAATTTTCCGAAATAGACCCGATTTTCAATACGTTGTCGCCAGAGCTACAACAACATAAAAAAGGTATTGCCTTTCGTGAGCGTCTGGATATCGCCAAAAAGGTTTCGATAGGAGCTGTCGCGCCAGATTTTACACAAAACGACCCAGACGGCAATCCCATTTCCCTTTCTTCGTTTCAGGGGAAGTATGTTCTAATTGATTTCTGGGCCAGTTGGTGTGGCCCATGCCGTCAGGAAAACCCCAACGTAGTTGCGGCATATCATAAATTTAAGGATAAGAACTTTACCGTATTGGGCGTTTCCTTAGATCGTGAATCGGGTAGAGAGGCATGGTTAAAAGCAATCGAAGACGACAGCTTAGAGTGGACTCAAGTATCTGATCTGAAGTTTTGGGAAAACGAAGCTGCCGTGTTATATGGAGTGCGCGCAATTCCTCAAAACTTTTTAATCGATCCATCCGGGAAAATTATCCAAAAGAATCTGCGGGGCGAAGAATTGCACACCCGTTTAGAGGAGCTTCTTAACTAG
- a CDS encoding HAD-IB family phosphatase, producing MKTSYIIDFDSTFTQVEALDELAKISLKNNPNKQRYLDEIESLTNLAMEGKLSFRDSLNRRLQLLHANKDHLELLIKRLKKKVSASFSRNKAFFKENADDVLIVSGGFKEFIYPVVRNYHITEENVFANTFLFDVNGNIIGFDAENPLSEEGGKVKLLKQLKLKGEIHGIGDGYSDFQLKESGMIEKFYAFTENIRRESVSAKADHIAPNFDEFLYINQLPRAISYPKNRILCVLVGSIPKHALSFFKKDGFNTVTAKDLDDADLKEAGMLLLEDGLNLSDDMIQSAARLKTIGYLGNSKGHIDRDFCRQHGIVLFDDKKNKWKNADFIPRRMANFINNGDTMMSRNFPNLNVPQKNDSHRLIHIHENVPGIMARINGILRDHDINIVAQFLMTKKGLGYVITDISRKYDKIVLKELKSVEHTIKFRVLY from the coding sequence ATGAAAACAAGTTACATCATTGATTTTGACAGTACTTTTACCCAAGTAGAGGCATTGGATGAATTAGCCAAGATATCCCTTAAAAACAACCCAAACAAACAACGCTATCTTGATGAAATTGAATCGTTGACCAATTTGGCTATGGAAGGTAAGCTTTCCTTTCGCGATAGCTTGAACAGACGCCTTCAGCTGTTGCATGCAAATAAGGATCACTTGGAACTGCTCATTAAAAGACTAAAGAAAAAGGTTTCTGCTTCCTTTTCCAGAAACAAAGCCTTTTTCAAAGAAAACGCCGATGATGTCCTGATTGTATCCGGCGGTTTTAAAGAATTCATTTATCCGGTAGTTCGGAATTATCATATAACAGAAGAAAATGTTTTTGCTAATACATTTCTTTTTGATGTCAATGGTAATATTATTGGTTTCGATGCTGAGAACCCTCTATCGGAAGAGGGTGGAAAAGTAAAGCTCCTTAAACAGCTTAAGTTAAAGGGTGAGATTCACGGAATAGGAGATGGGTACTCCGATTTCCAATTGAAGGAATCTGGGATGATCGAGAAGTTTTATGCGTTTACTGAAAACATCCGCCGCGAATCGGTCTCTGCAAAAGCAGACCATATAGCACCCAATTTTGATGAATTCCTGTACATTAATCAGCTTCCGCGTGCTATCTCCTATCCGAAGAACAGGATACTGTGTGTCCTTGTGGGTTCGATTCCCAAACATGCACTTAGCTTTTTCAAAAAAGACGGATTTAATACAGTCACCGCAAAAGACCTGGATGACGCAGATTTAAAAGAAGCGGGAATGCTGTTGCTTGAGGATGGTTTAAATCTCAGCGACGATATGATCCAATCTGCTGCGCGCTTAAAAACCATTGGGTACCTGGGAAACAGCAAAGGCCATATTGATCGGGATTTTTGCCGACAACATGGTATTGTATTGTTTGACGACAAAAAGAATAAATGGAAAAACGCGGACTTCATTCCCAGGCGAATGGCCAATTTTATTAACAATGGTGATACGATGATGAGTCGTAACTTCCCTAATCTGAACGTACCACAGAAAAACGATTCGCACAGACTGATCCATATCCATGAAAACGTTCCGGGCATTATGGCACGGATTAACGGTATTTTAAGAGATCATGACATCAATATTGTCGCACAGTTCTTAATGACAAAAAAAGGATTGGGGTATGTTATCACGGACATCAGCAGGAAGTACGATAAAATTGTTTTGAAAGAGTTGAAGTCAGTCGAGCATACGATTAAATTCAGGGTTCTCTATTAA